The Brienomyrus brachyistius isolate T26 unplaced genomic scaffold, BBRACH_0.4 scaffold45, whole genome shotgun sequence genome has a window encoding:
- the LOC125723084 gene encoding G-protein coupled receptor family C group 5 member B-like → MGLAVALAVLDPEWILLATMSTCQPACAYQPLDFALATTYVLVLLLAALVGAACSLWRQQPRWRCRTTWLLITCLASVLLWVAWITFCLYGNAALGLSPTWDNRVQAVVLLAQAWLLILLHAAPELHATLRPPSRMREASLEEGLSHV, encoded by the coding sequence ATGGGGCTGGCGGTGGCCTTGGCCGTGTTGGATCCGGAGTGGATCCTTCTAGCCACGATGTCCACGTGCCAGCCAGCCTGTGCATACCAGCCGCTGGACTTTGCGCTGGCCACCACGTAtgtgctggtcctgctcctggcagcactggtgggggcggcctgcagtctgtggaggcagcagccacggtggaggtgcaggaccaCGTGGCTGCTCATAACCTGCCTGGcctcagtcctgctgtgggtggcctggatcaccttctgcctgtatggcaacgcggcgcttggcctgtccccaacatgggacaaccgggtacaggcagtggtgctgctggcacaggcatggctgctcatactgctgcacgctgctcctgagctccacgccaccttacggcccccgtcccgcatgagagaggccagtttagaggagggcctttctcacgtgtag